The Elaeis guineensis isolate ETL-2024a chromosome 14, EG11, whole genome shotgun sequence genome has a segment encoding these proteins:
- the LOC140853796 gene encoding putative disease resistance protein RGA1 has translation MADVLLSALLPVVMKKATDRLLQQFGVIWGMEEKLEKLERTLLAIQSILGDAENRQAKDPVVKRWLAALKDAAYEADDILDEFNVEAMRRKTEIQVDMPKKVCSFFSFHNPVWFRLKMGQKLKEIVQKIDEIAAERIIFGFTVTTQPQNSDRPQTHSYVDESNVIGREVDKEKIVKLLLDHDHNQNVAVLPIVGIGGLGKTTLAQLIYEDERVKEHFQPLIWVCVSDDLDFANHIQKKKEYDVAKVARKIITSATGDECNLETMELLQRRLREVVSGKRYLLVLDDVWNEDQAKWDELRNLLGTGGEGSRIIVTARSQQVSSIMGTLDTYLLQGLTEDDSWTLFRKRAFEKGAEVPPTLEKIGKEIVKKCGGLPLAVKTVGGSMHSKCQESEWLSVRDSEIWDMPVGEDGILPALRLSYSHLPSHLKQCFAFCATFPKDYEMEKDLLIQLWMANGFIPSNGRKELEEKGHEIFNELAWRSFFQDIKLVEEAETYRGQHFYLGDRTSRHELYYTTTCKMHDLTHDLAQSIMGDECLSIPDPAKWEDASRRTRHLCTSGNVQLNIHRTLNNYPNIRTLLSSIKGYHTRISVTEESSKPRSLRALDLHNTVIMQLPISVGFLKHLRYLDLSGTFFMKALPDATSTLLNLQTLKLSDCRNLHKLPEDIRNMSNLRHLYIDRCRNLKHLPAGIGQLSSLRILTKYIVGNDAGRRIVELNRLNLGGLLELYNLRNVRDATDAKEANLSSKHNLCSLILCWDMIEWHPPYCYAESADGCWEEDVLPTKNAEDVLEALRPHGGLKLLTIWRYGGASFPTWMMDSVLLQNLVEIHLGVCTVCQHLPPLWQLPFLKFLYMIKMDSVKYICNSTIYGNARNGKVQAFPSLKRLVLHTMQNLEKWSEYDGTAEVTLFFPQLAELKIIDCPNLKTMPDLPSLKSLEMEGTNEQLGLVCSLTTLSSLIIGIHKTRTGPESPPLAQKKMSFRYFRSLENLSITESEDLAPLLEEEEETRGLSTSVHHFHISYCNWLFSSSQQSSSPLGFWKNLTSLLSLSIKYCDDLVYWPEEEFRSLNSLKKIDIYGCNKLVGPSPLPSSSSVDGELLPNLEELDIVHCDGLLELPKLPTSLKSLYVGYCPKLNSLTEGLQHATSLERVVISGCPSLTSLPADLGHLTALTSMYISELSGLKSLAQGLGQLAALKSLCIHKCRNLSSLLEGMQGLTSLQRLSIRQCPRLSSLPEGLQQRLPGLQYLVIEGCRNLERLCKRGGSYCHLVSRIPYTEILPGRRTMSTFLPSFPCFGGPSEV, from the coding sequence ATGGCTGATGTGCTTCTCTCAGCCTTGCTACCGGTGGTGATGAAGAAGGCAACCGACCGTCTTCTCCAACAGTTTGGAGTGAtatggggcatggaagagaagcTAGAAAAGCTGGAAAGAACACTATTGGCAATCCAGTCCATACTTGGGGATGCAGAGAATCGGCAAGCCAAGGATCCAGTTGTGAAGAGGTGGTTGGCAGCGCTGAAGGATGCAGCCTACGAAGCAGACGACATACTGGATGAGTTCAATGTGGAAGCAATGCGGCGGAAGACAGAGATTCAGGTCGATATGCCCAAAAAGGTGTGCagcttcttttcttttcacaATCCAGTTTGGTTTCGCTTGAAGATGGGGcaaaagttgaaagaaattgtccaGAAAATAGATGAAATCGCAGCTGAGAGAATTATATTTGGTTTCACGGTCACAACCCAACCACAAAACAGCGATAGGCCACAGACCCACTCCTATGTTGATGAGTCAAATGTCATTGGTAGGGAGGTAGATAAAGAAAAAATAGTGAAGTTGCTACTTGATCATGATCACAACCAGAATGTTGCAGTTCTTCCCATAGTTGGTATTGGGGGTCTAGGTAAGACCACACTGGCCCAATTGATTTACGAAGACGAGAGGGTGAAGGAGCATTTCCAGCCGCTTATATGGGTCTGTGTGTCGGATGATCTCGATTTTGCAaatcacattcaaaaaaaaaaagagtacgaTGTTGCAAAAGTTGCTCGAAAAATAATAACTTCAGCCACAGGGGATGAGTGCAATCTAGAAACCATGGAGTTGTTACAACGCCGTCTTCGAGAAGTTGTGAGTGGGAAAAGGTATTTACTTGTATTAGATGACGTTTGGAACGAGGATCAGGCAAAGTGGGATGAGTTAAGAAATTTACTAGGAACTGGTGGAGAAGGGAGCAGGATCATCGTGACTGCACGAAGTCAGCAGGTATCATCGATAATGGGTACACTCGACACCTATCTTTTACAAGGTTTGACCGAGGATGATTCTTGGACATTGTTTAGGAAGAGAGCATTTGAAAAGGGAGCAGAAGTGCCTCCAACTCTGGAAAAAATTGGCAAAGAGATTGTCAAGAAATGTGGTGGGTTGCCTCTGGCAGTGAAGACAGTGGGGGGCTCAATGCATTCCAAGTGCCAGGAAAGCGAATGGTTGTCTGTGAGGGACAGTGAGATTTGGGATATGCCGGTTGGTGAAGATGGGATCTTACCAGCACTAAGGTTGAGCTACAGTCATCTGCCTTCCCATTTAAAACAGTGCTTTGCTTTTTGTGCCACATTTCCAAAGGATTATGAGATGGAAAAGGATCTGTTGATTCAACTATGGATGGCCAATGGATTCATTCCATCCAATGGAAGAAAGGAGTTGGAGGAAAAAGGGCATGAGATTTTTAATGAGTTGGCTTGGAGATCTTTCTTTCAGGATATCAAGTTAGTTGAGGAAGCCGAGACGTACCGTGGGCAACATTTTTATCTTGGTGATCGCACATCCAGGCATGAACTTTATTATACAACAACATGCAAGATGCATGACCTCACGCACGACCTGGCACAATCCATTATGGGGGATGAATGCCTTAGCATACCGGACCCTGCCAAGTGGGAAGATGCATCTAGGAGGACCCGTCACTTGTGTACATCTGGGAATGTCCAATTGAATATTCATAGGACCTTGAATAATTATCCAAATATTCGCACTCTCCTGTCCTCAATAAAGGGATACCATACAAGAATTTCCGTGACTGAGGAATCATCAAAGCCTAGGTCCTTGAGAGCATTGGATCTACATAATACTGTTATCATGCAATTGCCAATCTCAGTTGGATTTCTGAAACACCTAAGATACCTGGACCTCTCTGGTACTTTTTTTATGAAAGCACTACCTGATGCCACCAGCACACTTCTCAATCTACAAACTCTGAAACTCTCCGACTGCCGCAATCTACATAAGCTGCCCGAAGACATAAGAAATATGAGTAACCTGAGGCATCTCTATATTGACAGATGTAGAAATCTAAAACACCTGCCAGCAGGTATAGGGCAATTGAGCAGCCTGCGAATATTGACGAAATACATTGTGGGCAATGATGCTGGAAGGCGTATTGTTGAGTTGAATAGGTTAAATCTCGGTGGCCTTCTAGAGCTGTATAACCTGAGGAATGTGAGGGATGCAACTGATGCTAAAGAAGCTAATCTTAGTTCCAAACATAAcctttgctcattaatattatgTTGGGATATGATTGAGTGGCATCCGCCTTATTGTTATGCAGAATCTGCCGATGGCTGTTGGGAAGAAGATGTTTTGCCCACAAAAAATGCTGAAGATGTTTTGGAAGCCCTAAGACCTCATGGGGGCTTAAAGCTGCTGACAATATGGCGCTATGGGGGTGCTAGCTTTCCAACGTGGATGATGGACTCTGTGCTGCTGCAAAATTTAGTTGAAATCCATCTGGGAGTTTGCACAGTTTGCCAACACCTCCCGCCTTTATGGCAGCTACCTTTTCttaaatttctctacatgattaaGATGGATAGCGTCAAATACATCTGCAATAGCACCATCTATGGCAATGCAAGAAATGGCAAGGTGCAAGCATTCCCCTCACTGAAGAGACTGGTGTTGCATACGATGCAGAACTTGGAGAAGTGGTCAGAGTATGATGGAACTGCAGAGGTCACGCTGTTTTTCCCTCAACTTGCTGAGCTTAAGATCATTGATTGCCCAAATTTGAAGACCATGCCAGATCTACCATCTCTCAAAAGTTTAGAAATGGAAGGAACGAATGAGCAGTTGGGCTTGGTATGTAGTCTGACCACACTATCTTCCCTCATCATTGGTATCCATAAAACGAGAACTGGCCCAGAGTCACCTCCTCTTGCTCAGAAAAAAATGTCTTTCAGATATTTTAGATCTCTTGAAAATTTATCTATTACAGAATCTGAGGATCTAGCACCGCTgctggaagaggaagaagagacaaGAGGGCTGAGCACATCAGTACATCATTTCCATATTTCTTACTGCAATTGGTTGTTTTCATCATCACAGCAGTCATCATCACCATTGGGGTTTTGGAAGAATCTGACTTCTCTCCTATCTTTGAGCATTAAGTATTGTGATGATCTGGTCTACTGGCCGGAGGAGGAGTTCCGCAGCTTGAACTCACTGAAGAAGATAGACATCTATGGTTGCAACAAGCTGGTTGGTCCGTCACCTTTGCCATCATCCTCGTCAGTAGATGGAGAGCTCCTACCAAACCTTGAAGAGCTGGATATTGTACATTGTGATGGTCTGCTAGAATTGCCCAAGTTGCCTACGTCGCTCAAATCACTGTACGTTGGTTACTGCCCCAAACTAAATTCCTTGACGGAAGGCTTGCAACATGCCACTTCTCTTGAGAGGGTCGTTATTTCAGGTTGCCCAAGCCTGACTTCTCTGCCAGCAGATCTTGGCCACCTAACAGCACTCACAAGTATGTATATCAGTGAGCTTTCTGGCTTGAAATCTTTGGCACAAGGACTCGGACAGCTCGCTGCACTCAAGTCTCTGTGCATCCACAAGTGCAGAAATTTGTCATCTCTGCTAGAAGGGATGCAAGGCCTCACTTCCCTTCAGCGTCTGTCTATTAGGCAATGCCCTCGGCTTTCATCACTCCCGGAAGGTCTCCAACAACGGCTCCCTGGACTTCAGTATCTGGTCATTGAAGGGTGCCGTAACCTGGAGAGACTGTGTAAGAGAGGAGGATCGTATTGCCACCTGGTCTCACGCATTCCCTATACTGAAATATTGCCAGGGAGGCGCACCATGAGCACCTTCCTTCCTTCCTTTCCTTGCTTTGGAGGACCATCTGAAGTATGA